In one window of Thermus oshimai DSM 12092 DNA:
- a CDS encoding sensor histidine kinase: MLGTSLYGLVRLAQRVLPPLIALAVVLFEVALLPYRHADFAFWVRLGFYGLVGPLVTFAVLEWIAQEVLEKARAERALEEANRRLRAAGRVFREALESENLEEAVFRIARALEGELGFPVAVEAEGVRSGEECGGVRVELPGLRGYLEACAPGPDRPFLEVLAHEVASALQSVVAKSRDLLTLYEVDQALKAEANLERLLEGLLERIRAWAEAEGGGVLLLDEEGFLVPRVVQGLDLPPHPFLPEGPWRGALEGPLFVAPDTLAIPLKARGAVGVLVLRGGGLSRRIPFLSFLASQVALAVRNAQAYLRAEELAINEERNRIAREIHDGIAQSLAFMALKLDLVERLLDKDREAALKALGEVKETLRAQIREVRRSIFALRPIDLERYGFLESVRRYAQAFAEQAGFRVHLALPEGVGLSQASELVLFRVLQEALTNAAKHGRPSRVEVVLEPLGERGARLLVRDNGRGFQNPEAGALGGFGLTQMRERVEARGGRFWVRSEPGKGTEVGAELPY, from the coding sequence ATGCTGGGGACTAGCCTCTACGGGTTGGTGCGGCTGGCCCAGAGGGTCCTGCCGCCCCTCATCGCCTTGGCGGTGGTCCTCTTTGAGGTGGCCCTTTTGCCCTACCGCCACGCGGACTTCGCCTTTTGGGTGCGCCTCGGCTTCTACGGCCTGGTGGGGCCCTTGGTGACCTTCGCCGTTTTGGAGTGGATCGCCCAGGAGGTGCTGGAGAAGGCCCGGGCGGAAAGGGCGTTGGAGGAGGCGAACCGGCGCCTAAGGGCCGCGGGGCGGGTCTTCCGCGAGGCCTTGGAGAGCGAGAACCTGGAGGAGGCCGTCTTCCGCATCGCCCGGGCCTTGGAGGGCGAGCTCGGCTTCCCCGTGGCGGTGGAGGCGGAGGGGGTGCGCTCGGGGGAGGAGTGCGGGGGGGTGCGGGTGGAGCTCCCCGGGCTCAGGGGGTACCTGGAGGCCTGCGCCCCCGGGCCGGACCGGCCCTTCCTGGAGGTCCTGGCCCACGAGGTGGCCAGCGCCCTCCAGTCCGTGGTGGCCAAGAGCCGGGACCTCCTCACCCTCTACGAGGTGGACCAGGCCCTGAAGGCGGAGGCCAACCTGGAGCGGCTTCTGGAGGGCCTTCTGGAGAGGATCCGCGCTTGGGCGGAGGCCGAGGGGGGTGGGGTCCTCCTCCTGGACGAGGAGGGCTTCCTGGTGCCCCGGGTGGTCCAGGGCCTGGACCTCCCCCCGCACCCCTTCCTCCCCGAAGGCCCTTGGCGGGGGGCCCTGGAAGGCCCCCTCTTCGTGGCCCCGGACACCCTGGCCATCCCCCTAAAGGCCCGGGGCGCGGTGGGGGTTCTGGTCCTCCGGGGAGGGGGGCTTTCCCGGCGCATCCCCTTCCTCTCCTTCCTGGCCTCCCAGGTGGCCCTGGCGGTGCGGAACGCCCAGGCCTACCTGAGGGCGGAGGAGCTGGCCATCAACGAGGAGCGGAACCGCATCGCCCGGGAGATCCACGACGGCATCGCCCAGAGCCTGGCCTTCATGGCCCTCAAGCTGGACCTGGTGGAAAGGCTTTTGGACAAGGACAGGGAGGCGGCCCTGAAGGCTCTCGGGGAAGTAAAGGAAACCCTAAGGGCCCAGATCCGGGAGGTGCGGCGGAGCATCTTCGCCCTGAGGCCCATAGACCTCGAGCGCTACGGTTTCCTGGAGTCCGTGCGCCGCTACGCCCAGGCCTTCGCCGAGCAGGCGGGCTTCCGGGTCCACCTGGCCCTGCCCGAGGGGGTGGGGCTTTCCCAGGCCAGCGAGCTGGTGCTCTTCCGCGTCCTGCAGGAGGCCCTCACCAACGCCGCCAAGCACGGCCGCCCAAGCCGGGTGGAGGTGGTCTTGGAGCCTTTGGGGGAGCGGGGGGCGAGGCTTCTCGTGCGGGACAACGGGCGGGGCTTCCAGAACCCCGAGGCGGGGGCCCTGGGGGGGTTTGGCCTCACCCAGATGCGGGAGCGGGTGGAGGCCCGGGGGGGGCGGTTCTGGGTGCGCTCCGAGCCGGGGAAAGGGACGGAGGTGGGGGCGGAGCTTCCCTACTGA
- a CDS encoding RNA methyltransferase, with protein sequence MADVRIVLVEPQEPMNLGAVARAMRNFGLKELYVVNPGPRVGPPWAQEAYWLAVHAQEVLEGAKAVGSLEEALEGVHLVVATTGRPRELYPAPVRTPKEVAQILRRTRGKAALVFGRETFGLTNEELDLAHLIGSIPTAPEQPSLNLAQAVVVFAYELFVAQGSESEEEEVAELRALEALFEDLGRYLLEIGFTDQNRFPYAMRRLRRIFHKALLTPGEVQMLRGLLHQSRYAMGRKDAGD encoded by the coding sequence GTGGCGGACGTGCGGATCGTCTTGGTGGAGCCCCAGGAGCCCATGAACCTGGGTGCGGTGGCCCGGGCCATGCGGAACTTCGGCCTAAAGGAGCTCTACGTGGTGAACCCGGGGCCCAGGGTGGGCCCGCCCTGGGCCCAGGAGGCCTACTGGCTGGCGGTGCACGCCCAGGAGGTTCTGGAGGGGGCCAAGGCGGTGGGCTCCTTGGAGGAGGCCCTGGAGGGGGTCCACCTGGTGGTGGCCACCACGGGCCGCCCCCGGGAGCTCTACCCCGCGCCGGTGCGCACCCCCAAGGAGGTGGCCCAGATCCTAAGGCGCACCCGGGGCAAGGCGGCCCTGGTCTTCGGCCGGGAAACCTTCGGCCTCACCAACGAGGAGCTGGACCTGGCCCACCTCATCGGCTCCATCCCCACCGCCCCGGAACAGCCCAGCCTGAACCTGGCCCAGGCGGTGGTGGTCTTCGCCTACGAGCTCTTCGTAGCCCAGGGGTCCGAGTCCGAGGAGGAAGAGGTGGCGGAGCTTAGGGCCCTGGAGGCCCTCTTTGAGGACCTAGGCCGCTACCTTTTGGAGATCGGCTTCACCGACCAAAACCGCTTTCCCTACGCCATGCGCCGCCTGAGGCGCATCTTCCACAAGGCCCTCCTCACCCCGGGAGAGGTGCAGATGCTGAGGGGGCTCCTCCACCAAAGCCGCTACGCCATGGGGAGGAAGGATGCTGGGGACTAG